A genomic region of Caulobacter vibrioides contains the following coding sequences:
- a CDS encoding MarR family winged helix-turn-helix transcriptional regulator — translation MTATVSPITSGAPEATEVNVSLSDYVPYRLATASAAVSRLIARAYEDRFGLTIPQWRLMSVLAEGSLTQHTAVTRTAMDKVRVSRAAQELVIRRLVARTTVRSDRRSHTLELTAAGRRLFAEIAPLALAYEATLLAGLAPSEVATFKRLLDHLETAAIQLAGGETITPP, via the coding sequence ATGACCGCAACGGTCTCTCCGATCACGTCTGGTGCGCCCGAGGCGACCGAGGTCAATGTGAGCCTGTCGGACTACGTACCCTATCGTCTGGCGACGGCGTCGGCGGCCGTCAGCCGCCTGATCGCGCGCGCCTACGAAGACCGCTTTGGTCTGACGATCCCGCAGTGGCGGCTGATGTCGGTCCTGGCCGAAGGCTCCCTGACCCAGCACACGGCCGTGACCCGCACCGCCATGGACAAGGTTCGGGTCAGCCGCGCCGCCCAGGAACTGGTCATCCGCCGCCTGGTGGCTCGCACCACGGTGCGATCGGACCGTCGCTCGCACACGCTGGAGCTCACCGCCGCCGGCCGGCGCCTGTTCGCCGAGATCGCGCCCCTGGCCCTGGCCTATGAGGCGACACTGCTGGCGGGCCTGGCCCCCAGCGAGGTGGCGACCTTCAAGCGTCTGCTCGATCACCTGGAGACCGCCGCCATCCAACTGGCCGGCGGCGAGACCATCACGCCGCCTTAG
- a CDS encoding P1 family peptidase yields MLKPGPRNLITDVPGLKVGCVEDEAVRTGVTVVLCPEAWTAAVDVRGGGPAVRETDTLRPENSFSKAHAICLSGGSVFGLGAADGVASALSNRDVGLRITAGTPAIPIVPAACLHDLSNGGDKAWGLTPPYRALGMRAVEAASEDFPLGAVGAGRGAMAGLRPGGLGSASIDLGDGLIVAALVAANPVGSAYMADGETFWAWPFEIDGEFGGRRPGDMPPAIEPLPDDSKLGARLAAGANTTLALVATTADLSTAEAQRMAMMAHDGMARAVRPCHTPFDGDVVFALASGAKPLGPDPMRGVLRTRIGSAAADCLARAMARAVYESNRPT; encoded by the coding sequence ATGCTCAAGCCCGGCCCCCGCAATCTGATCACCGACGTGCCCGGCCTGAAGGTGGGCTGCGTCGAGGACGAGGCCGTCCGCACCGGCGTCACGGTGGTGCTGTGTCCGGAAGCCTGGACCGCCGCCGTCGATGTGCGCGGCGGCGGCCCCGCCGTGCGCGAGACCGACACCCTGCGTCCCGAGAACAGCTTCTCCAAGGCCCACGCGATCTGCCTTTCGGGCGGCTCGGTGTTTGGCCTCGGCGCGGCGGACGGCGTGGCGTCGGCCCTGTCGAACCGGGATGTCGGCCTGCGGATCACCGCCGGCACGCCGGCCATTCCGATCGTGCCGGCGGCGTGCCTGCACGACCTGTCCAATGGCGGCGACAAGGCCTGGGGACTGACCCCGCCCTATCGCGCCCTGGGCATGCGGGCGGTCGAGGCGGCCAGCGAAGACTTTCCGCTAGGCGCGGTCGGCGCGGGTCGTGGCGCGATGGCGGGCCTGCGACCGGGCGGACTGGGGTCGGCCTCGATCGACCTGGGCGACGGGCTGATCGTGGCGGCCCTGGTGGCGGCCAACCCGGTGGGCTCGGCCTATATGGCCGATGGCGAGACCTTCTGGGCCTGGCCGTTCGAGATCGACGGCGAGTTCGGCGGTCGCCGCCCCGGGGACATGCCGCCGGCGATCGAGCCCCTTCCCGACGACTCGAAACTGGGCGCGCGCCTTGCGGCCGGCGCCAACACCACACTGGCCCTGGTGGCCACGACCGCCGACCTGTCGACCGCCGAGGCCCAGCGCATGGCGATGATGGCCCATGACGGCATGGCGCGGGCGGTGCGCCCCTGCCACACGCCCTTCGACGGCGATGTGGTGTTCGCCCTGGCATCCGGCGCCAAGCCGCTGGGCCCCGACCCGATGCGCGGCGTGCTGCGGACACGGATCGGCTCGGCGGCGGCCGACTGCCTGGCGCGCGCGATGGCGCGGGCGGTCTATGAGAGTAACCGTCCCACCTAG
- a CDS encoding glutathione S-transferase family protein — translation MMSDGGGNMSNQASAPLALLGAAGSPYTRKMLALLRFRRIPHAIHWGSHRNPPPGLPEPKVKLLPTFYFPTTDGFEAVTDSTPIIRRLEREHAGRSVIPDDPVLAMLNDLIEDYADEWLTKAMFHFRWAHAADIENAGPMLIYWHDPTLPGAIADTAAREISKRQIDRLYVVGSNPTTAATIEASYARLVDVLDGLIERQGYVLGARPSAADFAIQGQLSQLAIIEPTSAAITVQRSRRVRAWLDRVEDLSGLEPDAAHWASRADLADALRPLLSEIGRVYAPFLLANAKAAMSGAETVEAEIDGRPWTQPTFPYQAKCLMALRQAYGAMSAADRAAADALLAGTGCEALFGGI, via the coding sequence ATGATGAGCGACGGCGGAGGGAACATGTCCAACCAGGCTTCGGCGCCGCTGGCCCTGCTGGGCGCGGCGGGATCGCCCTATACCCGCAAGATGCTGGCGCTGCTGCGCTTTCGGCGCATCCCGCACGCCATCCATTGGGGCAGCCATCGCAACCCGCCGCCGGGCCTCCCCGAGCCGAAGGTCAAGCTGCTGCCGACCTTCTACTTCCCCACCACCGATGGCTTCGAGGCGGTGACCGACTCCACGCCGATCATCCGCCGCCTCGAGCGCGAGCACGCGGGCCGCTCGGTGATCCCGGACGATCCGGTCCTCGCCATGCTCAACGACCTGATCGAGGACTACGCCGACGAGTGGCTGACCAAGGCCATGTTCCATTTCCGCTGGGCGCATGCGGCCGATATCGAGAACGCCGGGCCGATGCTGATCTACTGGCACGACCCCACCCTGCCCGGCGCGATCGCCGACACCGCCGCGCGTGAGATCTCCAAGCGGCAGATCGACCGCCTCTATGTGGTGGGCTCCAACCCGACCACCGCCGCCACGATCGAGGCCAGCTATGCGCGCCTCGTCGACGTGCTGGACGGCCTGATCGAACGGCAAGGCTATGTGCTGGGCGCGCGCCCCTCGGCGGCGGACTTCGCCATCCAGGGCCAGCTGTCGCAACTGGCGATCATCGAACCGACCTCGGCGGCGATCACCGTCCAGCGCTCGCGCCGGGTCCGCGCCTGGCTGGACCGGGTCGAGGACCTGTCTGGCCTGGAGCCCGACGCCGCCCACTGGGCCTCGCGCGCGGACCTCGCCGACGCCCTGCGTCCCCTGTTGAGCGAGATCGGCAGGGTCTATGCGCCGTTCCTGCTGGCCAACGCCAAGGCCGCCATGAGCGGAGCCGAGACCGTCGAGGCGGAGATCGACGGCCGCCCCTGGACCCAACCGACCTTCCCCTACCAGGCCAAGTGCCTGATGGCGCTGAGGCAGGCCTACGGGGCGATGTCGGCGGCTGACCGCGCGGCGGCGGACGCCCTATTGGCGGGGACGGGGTGCGAGGCGTTGTTTGGAGGGATTTGA
- the msrB gene encoding peptide-methionine (R)-S-oxide reductase MsrB, with protein sequence MTDAATLSTAGFDLTPPTEPERERLEADLTAEEARVLLHHGTEAPFCGGLLGEKSPGVYGCRLCGLPLFKHETKFESGTGWPSFYAPFAEDHVVGVRDTSYGMVRIETRCARCDSHQGHVFPDGPAPTRLRYCINSVSLQFVKAGDPLPDPLHRGDKIA encoded by the coding sequence ATGACAGACGCAGCCACCCTTTCAACCGCCGGCTTTGACCTCACGCCGCCGACCGAACCCGAGCGCGAACGCCTGGAGGCCGACCTGACGGCCGAGGAGGCCCGCGTCCTGCTGCACCACGGCACCGAGGCCCCGTTCTGCGGCGGCCTGCTGGGCGAGAAGAGCCCCGGCGTCTATGGCTGCCGCCTGTGCGGCCTGCCGCTGTTCAAGCACGAGACCAAGTTCGAGAGCGGCACCGGCTGGCCCAGCTTCTACGCCCCTTTCGCCGAGGATCACGTGGTCGGCGTGCGCGACACCTCCTATGGCATGGTCCGCATCGAGACCCGCTGCGCCCGCTGCGACAGCCACCAGGGCCACGTCTTCCCCGACGGCCCCGCGCCGACCCGGCTGCGCTACTGCATCAACTCGGTGTCGCTGCAGTTCGTGAAGGCGGGCGATCCCCTGCCCGATCCGCTGCACCGGGGCGACAAGATCGCCTGA
- a CDS encoding type 1 glutamine amidotransferase family protein → MTVAVAFLQPGWADWEAGAVLALLREHLKVQIEIATPTGDPETSIGGVLAAADYRFDDPVLTDADVFLLIGSEAWSEGETPAISALIRQALADGKPVAGICAGTTALARAGLFAGRKHTSNGKDWLEGVVPGYAGAEHYVDTPRAVTDGKLVSASGLAPVTFAAAVARLVAPEQEALIAEYEAMFAREFAG, encoded by the coding sequence ATGACCGTCGCCGTCGCCTTTCTGCAGCCGGGCTGGGCCGATTGGGAGGCCGGCGCGGTGCTGGCGCTGCTGCGCGAGCACCTGAAGGTGCAGATCGAGATCGCCACCCCGACCGGCGATCCGGAGACCTCGATCGGCGGCGTGCTGGCGGCGGCGGACTATCGCTTCGACGATCCGGTGCTCACCGACGCCGACGTCTTTCTGCTGATCGGCAGCGAGGCCTGGAGCGAGGGCGAGACCCCCGCGATCAGCGCGCTGATCCGCCAGGCCCTGGCCGACGGCAAGCCGGTGGCGGGCATCTGCGCCGGCACCACGGCCCTGGCGCGGGCGGGTCTGTTCGCGGGGCGCAAGCACACCTCCAACGGCAAGGACTGGCTGGAAGGCGTCGTGCCCGGCTATGCGGGCGCCGAGCACTATGTCGACACGCCCAGGGCGGTGACCGACGGCAAGCTGGTCAGCGCCTCGGGCCTGGCGCCGGTGACCTTCGCCGCCGCCGTGGCGCGGCTGGTGGCGCCCGAACAGGAAGCGCTGATCGCCGAGTATGAGGCGATGTTCGCGCGGGAGTTTGCGGGGTAG
- a CDS encoding GlcG/HbpS family heme-binding protein, with translation MNKTFALLAAALVLTGGSALAQTPPAAAASAPAPPYASRVITLAEARAVAAAAEAEARKNGWSMVIVILESNGQQVLAQKMDGTQYGSNEVALKKAVTAANFRRPTSVFQEAVKSGTLNAIFTGATAVEGGELLLVDGKIVGAIGVSGATAAQDGIVARAGQAALK, from the coding sequence ATGAACAAGACTTTCGCCCTGCTCGCCGCCGCCCTGGTCCTCACCGGCGGCTCCGCCCTGGCCCAGACCCCGCCGGCGGCCGCCGCCAGCGCGCCGGCCCCGCCGTACGCCAGCCGCGTGATCACCCTGGCCGAGGCCCGGGCGGTCGCAGCCGCCGCCGAGGCCGAGGCCCGCAAGAACGGCTGGAGCATGGTCATCGTGATCCTGGAATCCAACGGCCAGCAGGTCCTGGCCCAGAAGATGGACGGCACGCAGTACGGCTCGAACGAGGTCGCCCTTAAGAAGGCCGTCACAGCCGCCAACTTCCGCCGCCCGACCTCTGTGTTCCAGGAAGCGGTCAAGAGCGGCACGCTGAACGCCATCTTCACCGGCGCCACCGCTGTCGAAGGCGGCGAACTGCTGCTGGTCGACGGCAAGATCGTCGGCGCGATCGGCGTCTCGGGCGCCACAGCCGCCCAGGACGGGATCGTGGCGCGGGCGGGCCAGGCGGCGCTGAAGTAG
- a CDS encoding acetyl-CoA carboxylase biotin carboxylase subunit yields MFSKILIANRGEIAVRVIKTCRRLGIKTVVVYSDADAGSLAVEMADETVHIGASPAAQSYLVADKIIAACKQTGAQAVHPGFGFLSENASFAQRCADEGIVFIGPNPGAISAMGDKIESKKFAQAAGVSCVPGHIGEIADTAEAVKISEEIGYPVMIKASAGGGGKGIRVAWTRQDVEEGFPAVRAEAKASFGDDRIFIEKFIESPRHIEIQVLGDKHGNVVHLFERECSIQRRNQKVIEEAPSPLLDEATRNAMGAQAVALAKAVNYDSAGTVEFVAGQDKSFYFLEMNTRLQVEHPVTELITGLDLVEQMIRSAVGEKMAFGQSDLKINGWAIESRIYAEDPYRKFLPSIGRLVRYDPPAEGEKDGPNGGYVVRNDAGVREGDEISMFYDPMISKLCTWAPTRLAAIDGMGRALEDFHIEGLGQNIPFLAAVMDQARFRSGKISTNYIKDEFAEGFNGTEPTSAQLDIMTAVGAAMQRVYATRARSYESGLIGEARDEWVVAIGETRRRVKVGAEDGAVAVELLDEGRTLFLTDIDWRPGKPVFKAVLNGVAFTVQAAPAAEGFTIRHRAAKTRVLVLTPRSAELHDKLPEKQAADTSKLVLSPMPGLVVSMDVIAGQQVREGEVVCVLEAMKMQNIIRAERDGVVKAVNAKGGDPVAADEILVEFA; encoded by the coding sequence ATGTTCTCGAAGATCCTGATCGCCAACCGTGGCGAGATCGCAGTCCGGGTGATCAAGACCTGCCGCCGTCTGGGCATCAAGACGGTGGTCGTCTACTCCGACGCCGATGCGGGCAGCCTGGCCGTGGAGATGGCCGACGAGACCGTGCACATCGGCGCCTCGCCGGCCGCCCAGTCCTACCTCGTCGCCGACAAGATCATCGCCGCCTGCAAGCAGACGGGCGCGCAGGCCGTGCACCCTGGCTTTGGCTTCCTGTCCGAGAACGCCAGCTTCGCTCAGCGCTGCGCCGACGAGGGCATCGTCTTCATCGGCCCCAACCCCGGCGCCATCAGCGCCATGGGCGACAAGATCGAGAGCAAGAAGTTCGCCCAGGCCGCGGGCGTCTCCTGCGTTCCCGGCCATATCGGCGAGATCGCCGACACCGCCGAGGCCGTGAAGATCTCCGAGGAGATCGGCTATCCGGTGATGATCAAGGCCTCGGCCGGCGGCGGTGGCAAGGGCATCCGCGTGGCCTGGACCCGCCAGGACGTCGAGGAAGGCTTCCCGGCCGTGCGCGCCGAGGCCAAGGCCAGCTTTGGCGATGACCGCATCTTCATCGAGAAGTTCATCGAAAGCCCGCGCCACATCGAGATCCAGGTGCTGGGCGACAAGCACGGCAACGTCGTCCACCTGTTCGAGCGCGAATGCTCGATCCAGCGTCGGAATCAGAAGGTCATCGAGGAAGCCCCGTCGCCCCTGCTGGATGAGGCCACCCGCAACGCCATGGGCGCCCAGGCCGTCGCCCTGGCCAAGGCCGTGAACTACGATAGCGCCGGCACGGTCGAGTTCGTCGCCGGCCAGGACAAGAGCTTCTACTTCCTGGAGATGAACACCCGTCTGCAGGTCGAGCACCCGGTGACCGAGCTGATCACCGGCCTTGATCTGGTCGAGCAGATGATCCGCTCGGCCGTTGGGGAGAAGATGGCCTTTGGCCAGTCGGACCTGAAGATCAACGGCTGGGCCATCGAAAGCCGCATCTACGCCGAGGATCCATACCGCAAGTTCCTGCCCTCGATCGGCCGCCTCGTGCGCTACGACCCGCCGGCGGAAGGCGAGAAGGACGGCCCCAATGGTGGTTATGTGGTCCGTAACGACGCCGGGGTGCGCGAAGGCGACGAGATCTCGATGTTCTACGACCCGATGATCTCCAAGCTCTGCACCTGGGCGCCGACCCGCCTGGCGGCGATCGACGGCATGGGCCGGGCGCTGGAAGATTTCCACATCGAGGGCCTTGGCCAGAACATCCCGTTCCTGGCGGCCGTGATGGATCAGGCGCGTTTCCGCTCGGGCAAGATCTCGACCAACTACATCAAGGACGAGTTCGCTGAAGGCTTCAACGGAACGGAGCCCACGTCCGCCCAGCTCGACATCATGACCGCCGTCGGGGCGGCCATGCAGCGCGTCTATGCGACCCGGGCCCGCAGCTACGAGTCCGGCCTGATCGGCGAAGCCCGCGACGAGTGGGTGGTGGCGATCGGCGAGACCCGTCGGCGGGTCAAGGTCGGCGCCGAGGACGGCGCGGTGGCGGTTGAATTGCTCGACGAAGGCCGCACCCTGTTCCTGACCGACATCGACTGGCGCCCGGGCAAGCCGGTGTTCAAGGCCGTGCTGAACGGCGTGGCCTTCACCGTCCAGGCCGCCCCGGCCGCCGAGGGCTTCACCATCCGTCACCGGGCGGCCAAGACCCGCGTGCTGGTGCTGACCCCGCGCTCGGCCGAGCTGCACGACAAGCTGCCCGAAAAGCAGGCCGCCGACACCTCCAAGCTGGTGCTCTCGCCGATGCCGGGGCTGGTGGTCTCGATGGACGTCATCGCCGGCCAGCAGGTGCGCGAGGGCGAGGTGGTCTGCGTGCTGGAAGCCATGAAGATGCAGAACATCATCCGCGCCGAGCGCGACGGCGTGGTCAAGGCGGTCAACGCCAAGGGCGGCGATCCGGTGGCGGCGGATGAAATTCTGGTTGAATTCGCGTAA
- a CDS encoding DUF805 domain-containing protein, which translates to MTFTQTMLSFQGRLRRRDLWIYWIGLILAGATLFVLFERLVDIDLAEHRSWLVPLLLTWPTYALLAKRMHDRNRSAWWALLLLVPDLIGSLDAIIGLPEEVSMPSTIVGGLVAIWFFIDSGLLDGTPGDNRFGPSPKAPREPSASQTPAVA; encoded by the coding sequence ATGACCTTCACCCAGACGATGCTGAGCTTCCAGGGTCGCCTTCGTCGTCGCGACCTTTGGATCTACTGGATCGGCCTGATCCTGGCGGGCGCCACGCTTTTTGTGTTGTTCGAGCGGCTGGTTGATATCGACCTTGCCGAGCATCGGTCTTGGCTTGTCCCGCTTCTCCTGACCTGGCCAACCTATGCGCTGCTCGCCAAGCGCATGCATGACCGCAATCGCTCGGCCTGGTGGGCTCTGTTGCTGCTGGTCCCCGATCTGATCGGCTCATTGGACGCGATCATCGGCCTTCCGGAGGAGGTCTCGATGCCAAGCACGATTGTCGGCGGTCTGGTGGCGATCTGGTTCTTTATCGACTCTGGCTTGCTTGATGGAACGCCGGGGGACAACCGCTTTGGCCCGTCGCCGAAGGCGCCGCGCGAGCCTTCGGCGTCGCAGACGCCGGCTGTCGCCTAG
- a CDS encoding DUF805 domain-containing protein yields MSDRSELAELFLSSNGRLARTPFLIASAVVVGVAVFYEAIANYTLHWLTGWFVYPTLLFTGACLLSKRLHDRGRSGWWSMLILIAVVAVWPQPEHFLDFLFSLVILWSVVELGVMGGEQGANRYGPNPLKTISI; encoded by the coding sequence ATGAGCGATCGTAGCGAACTGGCGGAACTGTTCCTGTCGTCGAACGGCAGGCTGGCGCGCACGCCGTTCCTGATCGCCTCGGCCGTGGTGGTCGGGGTGGCCGTCTTCTACGAGGCGATCGCCAACTACACCCTGCACTGGCTGACCGGGTGGTTCGTCTATCCGACCCTGCTGTTCACCGGGGCCTGCCTGCTGTCCAAGCGGCTGCATGATCGCGGCCGGTCGGGCTGGTGGTCGATGCTGATCCTGATCGCGGTGGTCGCTGTGTGGCCGCAGCCCGAGCACTTCCTGGATTTCCTGTTCTCGCTGGTCATCCTCTGGTCGGTGGTCGAACTGGGCGTGATGGGCGGCGAGCAGGGCGCCAATCGCTACGGGCCCAACCCCTTGAAGACGATTTCGATCTAG
- a CDS encoding DUF805 domain-containing protein, which produces MIRQWFDARGSMGREAYLAQTTLAWLIGHLGFIVYFCVFASSSGFAGLGGILDHRAMTLDAIARDAGWVWASLTAGLWLAQAWVLAALSSKRLHDMGQGGWLAGLALVPSIGVLAWLALCAWPASGAGRVRTA; this is translated from the coding sequence ATGATCCGGCAGTGGTTCGACGCGCGTGGAAGCATGGGGCGCGAGGCCTATCTGGCCCAGACGACGCTGGCTTGGCTGATCGGCCATCTGGGCTTTATCGTCTATTTCTGTGTCTTCGCCAGCAGCAGCGGCTTTGCCGGCCTCGGGGGCATACTCGACCATCGCGCGATGACTCTGGACGCGATTGCGCGCGACGCTGGCTGGGTTTGGGCCAGTCTGACAGCGGGTTTGTGGCTGGCGCAGGCCTGGGTGCTTGCGGCCCTGTCCTCCAAGCGCCTCCACGACATGGGGCAGGGCGGATGGCTGGCGGGCCTGGCGCTGGTTCCCAGCATTGGGGTCTTGGCCTGGCTGGCGCTCTGCGCGTGGCCTGCCAGCGGCGCTGGGCGCGTTCGCACGGCTTGA
- the lipB gene encoding lipoyl(octanoyl) transferase LipB: MLSLPLNPENPGLPSLRRDDAAPVGWAVSTQPVPYPAAVAAMEARAAAIADGTAGELIWLLEHPPLYTAGVSAKASDLIQPDRFPVFESGRGGQFTYHGPGQRVAYVMLDLTQRGRDVRAFVAALEAWIIDALAAFNVTGEIRDGRVGVWVERKGAGWSREDKIAAIGVKLRRWVSFHGISLNVEPDLSHFSGIVPCGQTEHGVTSLVDLGLPVTLDETDAALRSSFSKVFGAVEDAEVPV, from the coding sequence ATGCTTTCTCTCCCGTTAAACCCTGAAAACCCTGGGCTTCCGAGCCTGAGGCGCGATGACGCCGCGCCCGTCGGGTGGGCGGTTTCGACCCAGCCCGTCCCCTACCCGGCAGCGGTTGCCGCCATGGAGGCCCGCGCGGCGGCGATCGCCGACGGGACAGCGGGCGAGCTCATCTGGCTGCTGGAGCATCCACCGCTCTACACCGCCGGCGTCTCGGCCAAGGCGAGCGACCTGATCCAGCCCGACCGCTTTCCGGTGTTCGAGAGCGGCCGTGGCGGCCAGTTCACCTATCACGGCCCCGGCCAGCGGGTGGCCTATGTGATGCTGGACCTGACCCAGCGCGGCCGCGACGTCCGCGCCTTCGTGGCCGCCCTGGAGGCCTGGATCATCGACGCCCTGGCCGCCTTCAACGTCACCGGCGAGATCCGCGACGGCCGGGTCGGCGTCTGGGTCGAACGCAAGGGCGCCGGCTGGAGCCGCGAGGACAAGATCGCCGCCATCGGCGTCAAGCTGCGGCGCTGGGTCAGCTTCCACGGGATCAGCCTGAACGTGGAGCCGGATCTCTCGCACTTCTCGGGCATCGTGCCCTGCGGCCAGACCGAGCACGGCGTCACCAGCCTGGTGGACCTGGGCCTGCCGGTGACCCTGGACGAGACCGACGCGGCCCTGCGATCGAGCTTTTCAAAGGTGTTCGGGGCGGTCGAGGACGCTGAGGTTCCGGTTTAA
- a CDS encoding FliM/FliN family flagellar motor switch protein: MQSWTPRPVRSCVSVQGSYFVSQVNAVNVEISVLLGRSILPMQQLLRMGRGAVIPLDTKTNDEVWILANNHPIARGEIQISDERIAIQVTRAADVYDYMAGGA; this comes from the coding sequence TTGCAATCCTGGACGCCGCGACCAGTCAGGTCGTGCGTGTCAGTTCAAGGGTCTTACTTCGTGAGCCAGGTCAACGCCGTCAATGTCGAGATCTCGGTCCTGTTGGGGCGCTCGATCCTGCCGATGCAGCAACTGCTGCGTATGGGTCGGGGCGCGGTGATCCCGCTGGACACCAAGACCAATGACGAGGTCTGGATCCTGGCCAACAACCATCCGATCGCACGCGGCGAAATCCAGATCAGCGACGAACGGATCGCCATTCAGGTGACCCGGGCGGCCGACGTCTACGATTACATGGCCGGCGGCGCCTGA
- the mgtE gene encoding magnesium transporter has translation MTRDTAELNDDVLDDIPLAQVPVPKSETPEELEDLALGDDYALNPEYVEMVIDAADSGDSKRLRELVGALEPADVADLMGFLTADYREQVIPLLDPEALGEIISEMDDNIREEVLEATPSVTLARALEELDTDDAADVIDDLDDTKRFQVLAAMGETDRAAIETTLSYEDETAGRLMQREFLAAPEFWTVGQTIDHVREAGDQLPELFFDVYVVDPTFKPVGAIPISILLRSRRQTPLAELMEAVTEIPVEMDQEEVAYIFDKYHLISAPVIEPGGRLVGQITVDDIVEVIRDEAQEDILALAGVSDAGRDASVIEIVKSRLPWLMLNLATATLAVSGVAIFQAEIAQLVALAILMPIVSSLGGNAGTQTLAVAVRALASKELTPANARRIVARELLVGLVNGLCLALVMGAATYMIFGPADQHDKLAIIVGAALITNIFTAALGGILMPLALEKMGRDPAVSSSIFVTFLTDFTGFFAVLLIASLLLH, from the coding sequence ATGACCCGGGATACCGCCGAACTGAACGACGACGTGCTGGACGACATCCCGCTGGCTCAGGTCCCTGTCCCGAAGTCCGAGACGCCCGAGGAGCTTGAAGACCTCGCGCTTGGCGACGACTACGCGCTCAATCCCGAATATGTCGAGATGGTGATCGACGCCGCCGACAGCGGCGACTCCAAGCGCCTGCGCGAGCTGGTCGGGGCCCTTGAGCCGGCCGACGTCGCCGACCTGATGGGCTTTCTGACCGCCGACTATCGCGAGCAGGTGATCCCGCTGCTGGACCCCGAGGCCCTGGGCGAGATCATCTCGGAGATGGACGACAACATCCGCGAGGAAGTGCTGGAGGCCACCCCGTCGGTGACCCTGGCCCGGGCCCTCGAGGAGCTGGACACCGACGACGCCGCCGACGTCATCGACGACCTGGACGACACCAAGCGCTTCCAGGTGCTGGCCGCCATGGGCGAGACCGATCGCGCCGCCATCGAGACGACCCTGTCCTACGAGGACGAGACCGCCGGTCGCCTGATGCAGCGCGAGTTCCTGGCTGCGCCGGAATTCTGGACCGTCGGCCAGACCATCGACCACGTCCGCGAGGCCGGCGATCAGCTGCCCGAGCTGTTCTTCGACGTCTATGTGGTTGATCCGACCTTCAAGCCGGTCGGCGCCATCCCGATCAGCATCCTGCTGCGCAGCCGTCGCCAGACGCCGCTGGCCGAGCTGATGGAGGCGGTCACCGAAATCCCAGTCGAGATGGACCAGGAAGAGGTCGCCTACATCTTCGACAAGTACCACCTGATCAGCGCCCCGGTGATCGAGCCGGGTGGCCGCCTGGTGGGCCAGATCACCGTCGACGACATCGTCGAGGTCATCCGCGACGAGGCGCAGGAAGACATCCTGGCCCTGGCCGGTGTGTCCGACGCCGGCCGCGACGCCTCGGTGATCGAGATCGTCAAGTCACGCCTGCCATGGCTGATGCTGAACCTGGCGACCGCCACCCTGGCCGTCAGCGGCGTGGCCATCTTCCAGGCCGAGATCGCTCAATTGGTGGCCCTGGCCATCCTGATGCCGATCGTCTCGTCCCTGGGCGGCAACGCCGGCACCCAGACCCTGGCCGTGGCCGTCCGCGCCCTGGCCAGCAAGGAGCTGACCCCGGCCAACGCCCGCCGCATCGTGGCCCGCGAACTGCTGGTGGGCCTGGTCAACGGCCTTTGCCTGGCGCTGGTGATGGGGGCTGCGACCTACATGATCTTCGGGCCGGCGGATCAACACGACAAGCTGGCGATCATCGTCGGTGCGGCCTTGATCACCAACATCTTCACCGCGGCGCTGGGCGGCATCCTGATGCCCCTGGCGCTGGAGAAGATGGGCCGCGATCCGGCGGTGTCATCGTCGATCTTCGTCACCTTCCTGACCGACTTCACCGGCTTCTTCGCGGTGCTGCTGATCGCGTCGCTGCTGCTGCACTGA